GCGCGCGCTGCTGGGCCTCATCCCTGTGCAAAGCGGCTCGGTGTTCTGGAATGGCGAGCGGGTAACCGACCCCGCCACCTTCTTGGTGCCGCCGCGCAGCGCTTACACAGCGCAGCTGCCCAACCTCTTTTCCGACACCCTGCGCGAGAACATCACGAGTGGCGAGGCCGACGCGCACCTGGGCCGCGCCGTGAACCTGGCGGTGCTGGAGCCCGATCTTGAGGCGCTGGGCGGCGGGCTGGACACGCCCGTCGGTGCCCGAGGCGTCAAGCTCTCTGGCGGCCAGATTCAGCGGGCGGCGGTGGCCCGGATGCTGGCCCGCCCCGCCGACCTGCTGGTCTTTGACGACGTGTCCAGCGCCCTGGACGCCCGTACCGAAGCGCAACTGTGGCAAGGTCTGAGCACCACAGACGCGACCTGCCTGGTGGTCAGCCACCGCCGCGCCGCCCTCCTGCGCGCCGACCGCATTCTGGTGGTGCAGGGCGGCCGAATTACTGACGAAGGTACTCTGCCCGACTTACTGGAACGCAGCGACGAAATGCGCGCCCTATGGGCCGAGGAGGAAGTGGGGAGCGGACAGTAAAGAATGGAAAGTGGAAGAAAGATGGAGGGGCGCTCAAGTCGGCGCCCCTCCATCCTTTGTTTGACAGCTCCCTGACTGACCCAGAGACGAAAAGGGGTTCTTCGCTTTTGAAAGTCGAACCTCTAGGCCGCACCAAGACCCCTTGCCCCTTGACCGCCCAGGTCCAGGCGAGGCCATTGTGCGCGCAGCGCGCAGGCCCTTTCGCGGGGCAGCGGATGGCGTCGAGGCCAGACCCGTCAATGAATAGAGCGGGTCAGCCAGCATCAGTAACAACTCTTGCCCAGTGCCAACGTCTGCTCCCCCTGCCCCTCTGGGGGAGGGGGCTGGGGGGTGGGGCAATCCGTTCAAATCTCCTGAAGCGGAATCGCCGCCAACCACTCCGGCACCTCATCCGGCGCGTAAGTGTCAAACACCAGCCGCGTCAGCGCCACCAGCGGATACCCGCCCAGCTCGCCCCCCTCCTTGCGCCGGTCCACAATGCAGGCAATCCCCACGCATTGCCCTCCCGCTGCCTCGGCCGCCTTAACGGCTTTGAGCACGCTGCCCCCAGTGGTCAGCACGTCCTCGACGGCCACAAACCTCTCCCCTACCCCCACCGCAAAGGCTTCCCGAATCTTCATGCCGCCCTGCCCGTCTTTCTCGGCGAAGATGGCGCGGGTGCCGCAATGGCGCGCCGTTTCGTAGGCCAGCACCACGCCGCCCATCGCCGGGCCGATGATGAAGTCGGCCTGGATGCCCGCTGCGCGAATGGCCTCGGCCAGCGCCTGCCCAATCTGCTCGGTGTACTGGGGATGCTGCAGCACGGTCGTGCTCTGCAAAAACTTGGGGCTGTGGCGGCCACTGGCCAGCAAAAAGTGACCCTCGTGGTAGGCGCCCGCCTGCCGATACACCTCAAGAACGTTCATGGGGGCAGTATTCCATTCTGGCCGCCCCCGGCGGGGCATCATGCCGTATGGACACCGTGACATTTCCAGGAGCGCGGGTGGTGGGGGCGCGGCGCAGGCTGCTGGGCATTGGGCGCGCCGAACTGGCGCAGGAAGCGGGGCTGCCCCCAGCCCTGCTGGCCCAGTTAGAAGCCGGGCATTACGACCCGCGCAGCCTGCACGAACTGGCCCGGCGGGTGCTGGCGCGCCGCCTGGACATCACGCTGGACTAGGCCGCGCGGCTTAAGGCGGCTGGCGGATTCGCAGCCGCCCCCGTTCATGTTGAGATAGAGGCCATGTTGAGCTCAGGGCCGTGCCGAGATAAGGAAAGGGCCAACGGCGCTGGACCCAGTGACCCTGGAGAATTGAACTATAGAGTTCTGCCTGAGAAGGCCGAAAAGGAACGGTGCGGCGTGAATCAGGCGTTTGTAGATGCCAGCTGGCACGAGGTGCCCGGCGACGATGGAAACCTGACCGGCCTGGGCGGCTGGGGCCTGGTGCTGCTGGTGCCGGGAACGCTGCCGGCGCGGTTTCAGGGCCAATTGCGCGCCCCCGACAACAACGCCGCCGAGGTGCGCGCGGTGCTGGAAGCCGTGCGCGCGGCGCCAGCCGGACCCCTGACAGTGCATACCGACAACGAGGCCGTCATCGCCGCTGTGGGCCGGGGCCGGGGCCCGGAGGTGCTGACCGACGCCGCCCATGAGGTCCTTGAAGAAGTGGCGGCGCGCGGCGTGACGCTGCGGGTGCGCTACGCCCCCCGCACCCGGCGGCACATGATGACGGCGCATCTGCTGGCCAACGACGCGCGGCGGGGCCTGGGCACCCCCGGCCTGCTGGGCGCCCGCTCAGACGTGGTCATTGAGCAGCGGGCCGCTGGGGGTGAGGCGCGGGTCAGCCTGCGCCGCGAGGGTGAGCGCGTCACCGCCCACGTCCCGCTGGACTTTGCCTCAGAGGTGCCGCCCAGTGCCCAGGCGCTGCTGGCGGCGGTGGGCCTGGCCCTGCCCGGCGAGGTACTGGTCGTCCGGCGCGCCAGCAAGGTGGCCCAGGCGCTGTGGCAGCGGCCAGAACGCGCCCTGCGCCCCACCGCCCAGGCACTGCTGCAAGGCGCCCGCCGCGCCGCCGACGAAAGCGGTGTGCAGGTGGAATTTCTGGGCGCGGGCTAGAGATGTCCTATAGGAGAACCCAGAGCGGATGCCCCCTCACCGCTGTTCAGACGGAGGCTGTTGAATCATGGCCTAGCCGAAAAGGCACTCTCTGGGCCTCTATAACGCAGCCTCCGTCGTTTCGCGCGCTCTGCTCCCCAACTCTTCGACTCTGCCCGGATTGCATCCAGCATGCGGCTGAAGTCCACCGGGGTCCGTCTCTGTCCGCAAGAGGCAGAAGTACCAACGGAACCTTGCGGTGTTGTCAGTCCCAGGGTGGAACTCGCAGCCGCTGTCAGGGGGTACGCTGAACCATGCGGTTCACATCGTTTGAGGCGGAGCAAGGCGGCAGGCAGGTGCGGGTCTGGGGCGCCGCCGATCTGCTGGTGGTCAGCGCGCCCCTGCCGGGTGTGCTGCGCGTGCGGCTGCTGCCCGAGGCGCGTGCCCAGAGCCTGAATTTTCCCCACCCCAGCCCAAAGGCCAGCTTCGCTCTGCGCCCCGACCTCCCCGAAAGCGTGGCCCTGAGCGTCACCGAAGCGGACGGCACAGAGCTCCTGGTCATTGGCGGCGGGCTGGCCCTGCGCCTGAACCGGCACACCGGCGCCTGGCAGGCCCTGAGCGGCAGTGGTCCCTCGGCGCGGGTGCTGGCCGAGGCCCTGGGCTGGGCGGGCGAGGCCCCAGCCCCGCGCCCCCCGCTGGA
The Deinococcus betulae DNA segment above includes these coding regions:
- a CDS encoding ribonuclease H, with translation MNQAFVDASWHEVPGDDGNLTGLGGWGLVLLVPGTLPARFQGQLRAPDNNAAEVRAVLEAVRAAPAGPLTVHTDNEAVIAAVGRGRGPEVLTDAAHEVLEEVAARGVTLRVRYAPRTRRHMMTAHLLANDARRGLGTPGLLGARSDVVIEQRAAGGEARVSLRREGERVTAHVPLDFASEVPPSAQALLAAVGLALPGEVLVVRRASKVAQALWQRPERALRPTAQALLQGARRAADESGVQVEFLGAG
- the pyrE gene encoding orotate phosphoribosyltransferase yields the protein MNVLEVYRQAGAYHEGHFLLASGRHSPKFLQSTTVLQHPQYTEQIGQALAEAIRAAGIQADFIIGPAMGGVVLAYETARHCGTRAIFAEKDGQGGMKIREAFAVGVGERFVAVEDVLTTGGSVLKAVKAAEAAGGQCVGIACIVDRRKEGGELGGYPLVALTRLVFDTYAPDEVPEWLAAIPLQEI
- a CDS encoding helix-turn-helix domain-containing protein; its protein translation is MDTVTFPGARVVGARRRLLGIGRAELAQEAGLPPALLAQLEAGHYDPRSLHELARRVLARRLDITLD